Proteins co-encoded in one Kutzneria chonburiensis genomic window:
- a CDS encoding transcriptional regulator, with translation MTASARELLETARKDLAPGEHENRLVPLIAAGTASRKALAALAAEQHRIIVSDWRSFLVLASRCENPAAGAFFSGLAAGEGLALDNLGKFATAAGLDAAALSEYRPLAGCQAYPSYLAWLALNGEPTDVTLAVVANFAAWGNYCAAVATGLRTHYGFDDEGCSFFDFFAAPAPDGDEAAIAIVQAGLDAGRGTDAAFEYGRLIQSYELMFWNTLADLA, from the coding sequence ATGACCGCTTCGGCCCGCGAACTGTTGGAGACCGCCCGGAAGGACCTGGCGCCGGGCGAGCACGAGAACCGCCTGGTGCCGCTGATCGCCGCCGGCACCGCCTCGCGGAAAGCGCTCGCCGCGCTGGCCGCCGAGCAGCACCGCATCATCGTCAGCGACTGGCGCAGCTTCCTCGTGCTGGCGTCGCGCTGCGAGAACCCCGCCGCCGGCGCCTTCTTCTCCGGCCTCGCCGCCGGCGAGGGCCTGGCGTTGGACAACCTCGGCAAGTTCGCCACCGCCGCCGGGTTGGATGCCGCCGCACTGTCGGAGTACAGGCCGTTGGCCGGCTGCCAGGCCTATCCGTCCTATTTGGCCTGGTTGGCGTTGAACGGCGAGCCCACCGACGTCACGTTGGCCGTCGTGGCCAACTTCGCCGCCTGGGGCAACTACTGCGCCGCCGTCGCCACCGGTTTGCGTACCCACTACGGCTTCGACGACGAGGGCTGCTCGTTCTTCGACTTCTTCGCCGCCCCCGCGCCCGACGGCGACGAGGCCGCCATCGCCATCGTGCAGGCCGGCCTCGACGCCGGCCGTGGCACCGACGCCGCCTTCGAGTACGGCCGCCTGATCCAGAGCTACGAGCTCATGTTCTGGAACACCCTGGCCGACCTGGCCTGA
- a CDS encoding LacI family DNA-binding transcriptional regulator, producing the protein MSVAVTIRDVARQAQVSVATVSRALTSPDLVRATTRNACSRSRPTSATSPIWPHVA; encoded by the coding sequence ATGTCGGTGGCAGTGACCATTCGCGACGTGGCGCGGCAGGCGCAGGTGTCGGTGGCCACGGTGTCGCGCGCGCTCACCTCACCCGACCTGGTGCGGGCGACGACGAGGAACGCGTGCTCGCGGTCGCGGCCGACCTCGGCTACCAGCCCAATCTGGCCGCACGTGGCCTGA
- a CDS encoding cytosine permease yields the protein MADTTDHDYSTGAAGIVPADERRSRYHFVALWVTLAAGFTYLFLGFQYHDAGYSLLQAVGAGAIGAVAYFLYALPAAYLGSTTGQTHALLTRSILGKVGSALVSLLLVGVAAGWTAFAFNLLATLFDGLYGWGHVVVVSVVLAVLGIANNLFGFKGIAAFARWVAAPLMIVWVLYLVVKGIGTMPDDALSAKPQPSAELPFLTGVGVAIGSVMWGNEPDTWRYGKPKFLWPAPAFGIAFAVGLVLFVAGGWMMAELSGASQFDFGPAFRYTVEYSLFGALWLGGVVAAVLIVAINDGNYYEMINGGQNVLGTIPGWKRWHTCLLMAVIAAVFTWQFPDVQDGFYTVASWSSIALPSTTVVMCVDQFWLRRRRVDAVPTWREAAFANWPGLVAVIIAVAFGAWGLGLLPGQDAAPGIGIVPVETWVLAGLIYAALAAAVAGTPNAAVVLGFSRRLRESTTVLINEGDTSR from the coding sequence GTGGCTGACACGACAGATCACGACTACTCGACCGGCGCGGCCGGCATCGTGCCGGCCGACGAGCGCCGGTCCCGCTACCACTTCGTCGCCCTGTGGGTGACGCTGGCCGCCGGCTTCACCTACCTGTTCCTGGGTTTCCAGTACCACGACGCGGGTTACTCGCTGCTGCAGGCGGTCGGCGCCGGCGCGATCGGGGCCGTGGCGTACTTCCTCTACGCGCTGCCCGCCGCCTACCTCGGCTCCACCACCGGCCAGACGCACGCGCTGCTCACCCGCTCCATCCTCGGCAAGGTCGGCTCGGCCCTGGTCAGCCTGCTGCTGGTCGGCGTGGCCGCCGGCTGGACCGCGTTCGCCTTCAACCTGCTGGCCACCCTGTTCGACGGCCTGTACGGCTGGGGTCACGTCGTGGTGGTCAGCGTGGTGCTGGCGGTGCTCGGCATCGCCAACAACCTGTTCGGCTTCAAGGGAATCGCCGCCTTCGCCCGCTGGGTCGCGGCGCCGCTGATGATCGTGTGGGTGCTGTACCTGGTGGTGAAGGGCATCGGCACCATGCCGGACGACGCACTGTCGGCCAAGCCCCAGCCCAGCGCCGAGCTGCCCTTCCTGACCGGTGTCGGGGTGGCCATCGGCTCCGTGATGTGGGGCAACGAGCCCGACACCTGGCGCTACGGCAAGCCGAAGTTCCTGTGGCCCGCGCCGGCCTTCGGCATCGCGTTCGCCGTCGGGCTGGTGCTGTTCGTGGCCGGCGGCTGGATGATGGCCGAGCTGTCCGGGGCCAGCCAGTTCGACTTCGGGCCGGCCTTCCGCTACACCGTCGAGTACTCGCTGTTCGGGGCGCTGTGGCTGGGCGGCGTGGTGGCGGCGGTGCTGATCGTGGCGATCAACGACGGCAACTACTACGAGATGATCAACGGCGGGCAGAACGTGCTCGGCACCATTCCCGGCTGGAAGCGGTGGCACACCTGCCTGCTGATGGCCGTGATCGCCGCCGTGTTCACGTGGCAGTTCCCGGACGTGCAGGACGGCTTCTACACGGTCGCCAGCTGGTCGTCGATCGCGTTGCCCAGCACCACGGTCGTGATGTGCGTCGACCAGTTCTGGCTGCGGCGCCGCCGGGTCGACGCGGTGCCGACCTGGCGCGAGGCCGCCTTCGCCAACTGGCCCGGACTGGTCGCCGTGATCATCGCGGTGGCCTTCGGGGCCTGGGGGCTCGGGCTCCTGCCCGGTCAGGACGCCGCGCCCGGTATCGGCATCGTGCCGGTCGAGACCTGGGTGCTGGCCGGGTTGATCTACGCTGCACTGGCCGCCGCCGTCGCCGGGACACCGAACGCCGCGGTCGTGCTCGGCTTCAGCCGGCGGCTCCGTGAGTCGACCACTGTGCTGATCAACGAGGGGGACACGTCGCGATGA
- a CDS encoding AMP-binding protein yields MDGGHVQNYVAAVLAGIGTDPERVVVHQPDGGTITAAGLTDLIHRYAHALRERGVGRGSTVSIMSDNRAEVQAARYATNLLGARVVSLYEGMAVDTLAVIAADVETDVLVTDTAHAADGARIAEQATIKHVLSFSEMTGPSTPIEPVPVHADDIYCVRHTGGTTGHPKGILLPFGPHTAQLTDPRRPRQPDVMLVCSTLAHLAGMMVDGVLLAGGSVVIQTRFDPASVLDAIERHRVQVTWLLPALLYQLTEQQRRSPVDISSLRVILYGGASSSPSRMAEAVEVFGPIFLQMYAQTEAGGISVLMPAEHARPELLGTAGRPFPGVEIRIVDDAGDDAPTGEIIKRADGQSRGYLNNPELTAQVWRDGWVHTGDVGFFDASGYLHVTDRLKDMIIVVGGHVYPTEVEEALLRHPAIAATAVFGVRDSDGIEQVHAALVLRSELDLDAVRAHVTEQMGRQYAPAAITVLDAIPLTPAGKPDKKLLRAAARE; encoded by the coding sequence ATGGATGGGGGCCATGTGCAGAACTACGTCGCGGCCGTGCTGGCCGGCATCGGGACCGACCCGGAGCGTGTGGTCGTGCACCAGCCCGACGGCGGCACGATCACCGCCGCCGGGCTGACCGACCTCATTCACCGCTACGCCCACGCGTTGCGCGAGCGGGGCGTCGGTCGGGGCTCCACCGTGTCGATCATGTCGGACAACCGGGCCGAGGTGCAGGCCGCGCGCTACGCCACCAACCTGCTCGGGGCGCGGGTCGTCTCGCTGTACGAGGGCATGGCCGTCGACACGCTCGCCGTGATCGCCGCCGACGTCGAGACCGACGTGCTCGTCACCGACACGGCCCATGCCGCCGACGGGGCGCGCATCGCCGAGCAGGCCACCATCAAGCACGTCCTGTCGTTCTCGGAGATGACCGGGCCGAGCACGCCGATCGAGCCGGTTCCGGTGCACGCCGACGACATCTACTGCGTGCGCCATACCGGCGGGACTACCGGGCATCCCAAGGGGATCCTGCTGCCGTTCGGTCCGCACACCGCCCAGCTCACCGATCCGCGGCGGCCACGGCAGCCAGACGTGATGCTGGTGTGCAGCACCCTGGCCCACCTCGCCGGCATGATGGTCGACGGTGTGCTGTTGGCCGGCGGCAGCGTGGTCATCCAGACCCGTTTCGACCCGGCCTCGGTGCTGGACGCCATCGAGCGGCATCGGGTGCAGGTCACGTGGCTGCTGCCGGCTTTGCTCTACCAGCTGACCGAGCAGCAGCGCCGTTCGCCCGTGGACATCTCCAGCCTGCGGGTGATCCTCTACGGCGGGGCCTCGTCGTCACCGTCGCGGATGGCCGAGGCCGTCGAGGTGTTCGGGCCGATCTTCCTCCAGATGTACGCCCAGACCGAGGCCGGCGGCATCAGCGTCCTCATGCCGGCCGAGCACGCCCGGCCCGAGCTGCTCGGCACCGCCGGCCGGCCGTTCCCCGGCGTCGAGATCCGCATCGTCGACGACGCCGGCGACGACGCGCCGACCGGCGAGATCATCAAGCGGGCCGACGGCCAGTCCCGGGGCTACCTCAACAACCCCGAGCTGACCGCCCAGGTGTGGCGGGACGGCTGGGTGCACACCGGCGACGTCGGCTTCTTCGACGCTTCCGGCTACCTGCACGTCACCGACCGGCTCAAGGACATGATCATCGTCGTCGGCGGGCACGTGTACCCCACCGAGGTCGAGGAGGCGCTGCTCCGTCACCCCGCCATCGCCGCCACCGCTGTGTTTGGCGTGCGGGATTCCGACGGCATCGAGCAGGTGCACGCCGCTTTGGTCCTGCGGTCGGAGCTCGACCTGGACGCCGTGCGGGCCCACGTGACCGAGCAGATGGGCCGTCAGTACGCGCCGGCCGCGATCACCGTGCTGGACGCGATTCCCCTGACCCCCGCCGGAAAACCCGACAAGAAGCTGCTCAGGGCTGCTGCTCGGGAGTGA
- a CDS encoding LacI family DNA-binding transcriptional regulator yields the protein MLAVAADLGYQPNLAARGLITGKTGNIGIVVPDLNNPFFTGVLKGVQNQARMASHAVFVADSDEDPAAEEQLVRAMAKQVDGVILCSPGIDEQQVRELADSTTLVLLNRRMRGVPAALMNSGSGMRQVIDHLVALGHHRIAFLNGPRTSWSNKERRRGLRVAVQRHDVDLVDMGPFPPRYEGGLQAADLAMAEKVTAIVAYNDIMALGVLARLRDRGVRVPEDVSLTGFDDLMFGALCQPPLTTVAMPVVPAGRLAVDLLLDRLANRDAEVRQEELDTQLIVRATTAPPA from the coding sequence GTGCTCGCGGTCGCGGCCGACCTCGGCTACCAGCCCAATCTGGCCGCACGTGGCCTGATCACCGGCAAGACCGGCAACATCGGCATCGTGGTGCCCGACCTGAACAACCCGTTCTTCACCGGGGTGCTCAAGGGCGTGCAGAACCAGGCCCGGATGGCCAGCCACGCGGTGTTCGTCGCGGACAGCGACGAGGACCCGGCGGCCGAGGAGCAGCTGGTGCGGGCCATGGCCAAGCAGGTCGACGGCGTCATCCTGTGCTCGCCCGGCATCGACGAGCAGCAGGTGCGGGAGCTGGCCGACAGCACGACACTGGTGCTGCTGAACCGCCGCATGCGGGGCGTGCCGGCGGCGCTGATGAACTCCGGCTCGGGCATGCGCCAGGTCATCGACCACCTGGTGGCGCTGGGCCACCACCGGATCGCCTTCCTCAACGGGCCGCGCACCTCGTGGTCGAACAAGGAACGTCGCCGCGGGCTGCGCGTCGCCGTGCAGCGCCACGATGTCGACCTGGTCGACATGGGGCCGTTCCCGCCGCGCTACGAGGGCGGTCTACAGGCGGCCGACCTGGCGATGGCCGAGAAGGTGACGGCCATCGTGGCGTACAACGACATCATGGCCCTCGGTGTGCTGGCCCGACTGCGCGACCGCGGCGTGCGGGTGCCGGAGGACGTGTCGCTGACCGGCTTCGACGACCTGATGTTCGGGGCGCTGTGCCAGCCGCCGCTGACCACGGTGGCGATGCCGGTCGTGCCGGCCGGGCGGCTGGCCGTGGACCTGCTGTTGGACCGGTTGGCCAACCGGGACGCCGAGGTGCGGCAGGAGGAGCTGGACACCCAGCTCATCGTGCGCGCGACCACGGCGCCGCCGGCGTAA
- a CDS encoding diguanylate cyclase, with translation MGARGPRSDNDRLWIGYLSVGALVMLAYYLVPTEGAGAGVRITLYCLDSASAAVMVIFGLVRHRPRPRLPWLLLALSQVVYAAADATFYISHYALGVLDYPGAADPLYVAHYPLVVAGLMLLIRRRTPGRDLPGVLDAAVIGVGAAMLSWLFLIAPNARLDAPVVVKAFSLAYPVLDLLMLTVALRLILGGGRRPASFYLLTFNMLAFVAADTMYVSQQLDGTYVTGNYLDAIWLAGNLALGAAALHPTMARLTDPSPVRDASIGPARIAALCGAALIAPVTLYIQSARGDLRDIPVIALACALLFGLTIARLAGLVSDQRRLAITDALTGLHTRRFFEAQLPIEVARARRAGGSLAVFIVDVDHFKSINDHYGHPAGDQALIEIAARLRGAARGGDVLARYGGEEFALLVPEASLSELATIAERLRLRVASSPVALSEDTWIAVTVSVGAACFPLHGDSPNELVATADRALYVAKARGRDRVVIGEAAATSTATVTDHTAMIDYLSHVADEVDALLHAQEHSLAISRWVHTLVTALGQDEATARNAELAGRLHDIGKIVIPEAVLTKPTALTEDEWRLVRQHPEYGYRLARMVPGFGVVADIIRQHHERYDGNGYPSRLVGNGIRVEARVLAICDSWAAMLVDRPYQPALSVDAAAEQLRQGRGTQFDPDVVDLFLDLLARGQVGDLKRPTELTPEQQP, from the coding sequence ATGGGCGCGAGGGGTCCGCGTTCCGACAACGACCGGTTGTGGATCGGCTACCTGTCGGTCGGCGCACTCGTGATGCTCGCCTACTACCTCGTGCCGACCGAAGGGGCCGGGGCCGGCGTCAGAATCACGCTGTACTGCCTCGACAGCGCTTCCGCCGCCGTCATGGTGATCTTCGGTCTGGTGCGCCACCGGCCGCGGCCCCGGCTGCCGTGGCTGCTGCTGGCGCTGAGCCAGGTCGTCTACGCAGCCGCCGACGCCACCTTCTACATCTCCCACTACGCGCTCGGCGTCCTCGACTACCCCGGCGCCGCCGACCCGCTGTACGTGGCGCACTACCCGCTCGTCGTCGCCGGCCTGATGCTGCTGATCCGCCGCCGCACGCCCGGGCGCGATCTGCCGGGCGTGCTGGACGCCGCCGTGATCGGCGTCGGCGCGGCCATGCTGTCCTGGCTGTTCCTGATCGCCCCCAACGCGCGGCTGGACGCCCCGGTCGTCGTGAAGGCCTTCTCCCTCGCGTACCCGGTGCTCGACCTGCTCATGCTGACCGTGGCATTGCGACTGATCCTCGGCGGCGGCCGGCGGCCGGCTTCGTTCTACCTGCTCACGTTCAACATGCTCGCGTTCGTCGCCGCCGACACGATGTACGTGTCGCAGCAGTTGGACGGCACCTACGTCACCGGCAACTACCTCGACGCCATCTGGCTGGCCGGCAACCTCGCGCTGGGCGCGGCCGCGCTGCATCCGACGATGGCTCGACTCACCGATCCCTCGCCCGTGCGGGACGCGAGCATCGGGCCGGCGCGTATCGCCGCGCTGTGCGGGGCCGCGCTGATCGCCCCGGTGACGCTGTACATCCAGAGCGCGCGTGGCGACCTTCGGGACATCCCCGTGATCGCGTTGGCCTGCGCGCTGCTGTTCGGTCTGACGATCGCTCGGTTGGCCGGTCTGGTGTCCGACCAGCGGCGGCTGGCCATCACCGACGCGTTGACCGGACTGCACACCCGGCGGTTCTTCGAGGCCCAGCTGCCCATCGAGGTCGCGCGGGCGCGGCGGGCCGGCGGCTCGCTGGCCGTGTTCATCGTGGACGTCGACCACTTCAAGTCGATCAACGACCACTACGGGCACCCGGCCGGCGACCAGGCCCTGATCGAGATCGCCGCCCGGCTGCGTGGGGCCGCTCGGGGCGGGGACGTGCTGGCTCGGTACGGCGGCGAGGAGTTCGCGCTGCTGGTGCCCGAGGCGTCGTTGAGCGAGCTGGCCACCATCGCCGAGCGGCTGCGCCTGCGCGTCGCCAGTAGTCCCGTCGCGTTGTCCGAGGACACCTGGATCGCCGTCACCGTTTCCGTCGGCGCCGCGTGCTTCCCGTTGCACGGCGACAGTCCCAACGAGCTCGTCGCCACCGCCGACCGCGCCCTGTACGTCGCCAAGGCCCGCGGCCGGGACCGGGTCGTCATCGGCGAGGCCGCCGCGACGAGCACCGCCACCGTCACCGACCACACCGCGATGATCGACTACCTCAGTCATGTCGCCGACGAGGTCGATGCCCTGCTGCACGCCCAGGAACACAGCCTGGCCATCAGCCGTTGGGTGCACACCTTGGTCACCGCCCTCGGGCAGGACGAGGCCACCGCCCGCAACGCCGAGCTCGCGGGTCGGCTGCACGACATCGGCAAGATCGTCATTCCCGAGGCCGTCCTGACCAAGCCCACCGCCCTGACCGAGGACGAGTGGCGCCTCGTCCGCCAGCACCCCGAGTACGGCTACCGCTTGGCCCGGATGGTCCCCGGCTTCGGTGTCGTGGCCGACATCATCCGCCAGCACCATGAGCGTTACGACGGCAACGGCTATCCCTCCCGTCTCGTGGGCAACGGCATCCGCGTGGAGGCCCGGGTCCTCGCCATCTGCGACTCGTGGGCCGCCATGCTCGTCGACCGCCCCTACCAGCCGGCGCTGTCCGTCGACGCCGCCGCCGAGCAGCTCCGTCAGGGCCGCGGCACCCAGTTCGACCCCGACGTCGTCGACCTGTTCCTCGACCTGCTGGCCCGGGGCCAGGTCGGCGACCTCAAGCGTCCCACCGAACTCACTCCCGAGCAGCAGCCCTGA
- a CDS encoding S1 family peptidase, with amino-acid sequence MRKRALLGALFGALLATSAVAVPTATAAQSTLPAVAAIDFSGTVALNNCSGSLVKLGSAPTSGPALVLTNGHCYEGGFLDPGEVLVNRSSSRSFTLLSPTGGNLGTLRASKVAYATMTDTDITLYQLNTTYDAIKSRYGISPLEISTVHPTAGTAIKVVSGYWKRIYSCNIDGFVYRLKEGDWTWKDSIRYTSTCNTIGGTSGSPIEDPSGKLIGINNTGNENGERCTVDNPCEVDQSGNVTVHEGTNYGEETYLLAGCMTGSAVDLTKAGCALPKP; translated from the coding sequence ATGCGCAAGCGCGCCCTGCTCGGCGCCCTCTTCGGCGCCCTGCTCGCCACCTCAGCAGTCGCCGTCCCCACGGCCACCGCCGCGCAGTCCACACTCCCTGCTGTCGCGGCCATCGACTTCTCCGGCACGGTCGCCCTGAACAACTGCTCCGGCTCCCTGGTCAAGCTGGGCAGCGCCCCGACCTCCGGCCCGGCCCTGGTCCTGACCAACGGCCACTGCTACGAGGGCGGCTTCCTCGACCCGGGCGAGGTCCTGGTCAACCGGTCGTCCAGCCGGTCGTTCACGCTGCTCTCCCCGACCGGCGGCAACCTGGGCACGCTGCGCGCGTCCAAGGTCGCCTACGCCACCATGACCGACACGGACATCACGCTCTACCAGCTGAACACCACCTACGACGCGATCAAGTCCCGGTACGGCATCAGCCCGCTGGAGATCTCCACGGTGCACCCGACCGCCGGCACCGCGATCAAGGTGGTCTCGGGCTACTGGAAGCGGATCTACAGCTGCAACATCGACGGCTTCGTCTACCGCCTCAAGGAAGGCGACTGGACCTGGAAGGACTCGATCCGCTACACGTCCACCTGCAACACCATCGGCGGCACCTCGGGCTCCCCGATCGAGGACCCCAGCGGCAAGCTGATCGGCATCAACAACACCGGCAACGAGAACGGCGAGCGCTGCACCGTCGACAACCCGTGTGAGGTCGACCAGTCCGGCAACGTCACCGTCCACGAGGGAACGAACTACGGCGAGGAGACCTACCTGCTCGCCGGCTGCATGACCGGCAGCGCGGTCGATCTGACCAAGGCCGGCTGTGCCCTCCCCAAGCCGTAA